One Metopolophium dirhodum isolate CAU unplaced genomic scaffold, ASM1992520v1 scaffold1, whole genome shotgun sequence DNA segment encodes these proteins:
- the LOC132953260 gene encoding uncharacterized protein LOC132953260, with protein sequence MTENEDQNQTTRFIDDYISFPILWDANHKDYTNKIKRNDAIVSIGTKFNMDAAAVKSKIKSLRSYYSKERQKVLKKKSGSATEENYSSSWFAYKSLLFISDSTTPRETRDSEEHDNPTSVNNNENENFPQI encoded by the exons atgacTGAAAACGAAGATCAAAATCAAACAACACGATTCATTGACGattacat atcgtTTCCGATACTATGGGATGCAAACCACAAAGACTACACAAACAAGATTAAAAGAAACGATGCCATTGTCTCGATAGGCACAAAATTTAACATGGACGCGGCGGcagtaaaatctaaaataaagagCTTGCGATCGTACTATTCTAAAGAACGACAAAAAGTACTTAAGAAAAAATCTGGTTCTGCCACGGAAGAAAATTATTCTTCCTCATGGTTTGCGTATAAATCGCTACTTTTCATTTCTGATTCAACTACACCAAGGGAAACAAGGGATAGCGAAGAACATGATAACCCGACAAGCGTTAACAATAATGAAAAc gAAAATTTTCCACAAATTTAG